CCTATCGGTTCCCCGGCCTACGATTTCAAACAGGAGCGAGAAATGGTCTCCGAAAACTCGAAAAACACCCAAAGGTCTTTTTAGAAGCGGATCGTATCCGTCCCCGGTCCCGACCATGACAAATTGACCGGGGCGGGCGGAATGGGCGATCGACTCCTCATGGATGGTGAGTTCCACAAACCTGTTCCCGAGGATTTTTTTTCCCACGATGATGGCATTGGCCTCACCCAGGTTCGATCCATTCATCTCATCGTCTCCCCAGAGCCAAAAGACGGTCCTGGTATTCCCGGGCCCGGATGCGGGCTTTTTCACCGAAATCCTGACCATACCGATCACCGCTTTCCCGGTAGGCATAGAGGATGTCTCGGGATACGTTGACCAGTACTCCCTGTCTGTCCTCCCGGAAAGCAAAGCGCAAGGCCTCCAGATCGCCTTGCTGAGCCCCGATACCGGGCACTAGAAAAAGCAGGGAGGGGTGTCGTTTCCGTAAATCTTTCAAGTCGGCCGGATAGGTCGCGCCTACCACGATACCGGCCGAGCTCAAACCCCGTTCTCCCACCAGGGGTTTTCCTAGCTCTTCAACCAGGTTCGCCACCTTGAAAAATAGTTTTTCCCCTTTTCCCTCATCCTGGACAAAGGAAGCGGAAGGGTTTGACGTCCGGCAGAGTACAAACACGCCCTTCTCCGAACGGGACGCTTCGTCAAAGAAGGGAAGCAGACCGTCCTCGCCGAGGTAGGGATTGACAGTCATGGCATCCACCTGCCAGAAAGAGGGAATCTTCAGATCATCAAACACACTGACCGAGGATAGATATCCGGTAGCATATCCCCGGGCGGTCGATGAGATGTCGTTTCGTTTTCCATCGAGAATCACCAGATATTCCATTTCCCGGGCTTCCCGGCAAGTCTCGACCAAGGTGGACAGTCCCGGCAGTCCGAGCATCTCATAAAGGGCCATTTGAATTTTTACGATACCGGCAATGTCCCGTAAGGCTCTCAGCACAATACGGTTTCCGTCGAGCACCGCGGAGGAGATTTTTTCAAAGGTGTCCGCCCGTTCTCCGGAGTCTTTTTCCATTAGAAACCGAGGCATCAACGAGAGGTGGGGATCCAATCCGACCACCAAAGGACCTTGCGTATCAACGACTGCGCATACCCGGTCGGCGAAATTCATTGGTCAGGTAGACTCCTCTTACTCATCATCAAGCGCCCACCGATGACCGTATACACCGGCCAGCCCCGTAGGGGCCATCCGTCAAAGGGGCAATTTCTTCCCTTCGACTCAAAACGGTCGACCTTTACCTCCCATTCTGTATCCGGATCGACCACGGTAAGATCGGCATCCATACCTTCCTCCAGTGCCCCTTTCTTTCTCAAACCCAAAAAAGCGGCGGGATTGGCACTCATGAGCCGCCATAATTGTATCCAATCGACCACTCCCTCGTCTACCAGGGCTTTCACATAGAGGGGAACCGCGACATCGAGATTGGATATTCCAAAAGCGGCGCGGGAAAAATCCCCCTCCTTGTCGGCAAGAGCATGGGGTGCGTGATCGCTTGCCAAATACTCGATCGTCCCATCGTGAATTCCTTCTTTCAAAGCCTCGATGTCCGACAAGCGGCGTAAAGGCGGCTTCACCTTGGCCAGATTTCCTAGGGTGCCAACGTCCTCTTCGTGCAGGAGAAGGTGATGGGGGGTGACATCGGCGCTGATCCGGGCCTTTTTTCCCCGAAACCAGCGGATCAAATCCACACTCAAATCAGTGGACAGATGAGTAAAATGAACTCTGGCCCCACTCCGTAAACACAGAACCAAGTCCCTGGCCAGGATCGACTCTTCAGCGGTTAACGGGATGCCCCGCAGACCTTTAACAAAGGCCGTTTCTCCCGGATGAACTTGCCCTTCCCCGGCAAGGAGCGTGTCCTCTTCATGAAGGATAAACGGCAGTCCAAAATACGAAGCATACTGGAAGGCGCGGCTAAGTAGCGCCGCGTCGAGCACGCAACACCCGTCGTCGCTTAGAGCCACCGCACCGGCCTCTTTCAGGAGTCCGTATTCAGTCATGGTCAATCCATTCAGTCCGGTCGTAACCGCTGCAGTGGGATAGAGGTTGATAAGGCCGATTGCGCGGTTTCTCTCCAGCAGGGAACGAATCATTACCGGGGTATCCAGGGGAGGACGGGTATTGGGCATGCAGACAACGGAAGTGAAGCCGCCTTTGACAGCGGCCCGGGATCCGCTGAGAAGGTTTTCTTTATGGGCTTCCTCGAGGTCGCGAAAATGAACATGCAAATTAATGAAACCCGGCCCGACCAGAAGACCAGCCGCATCGATGCACTGGGCCGACGGATCAAAGATTCCCCGGTCGATTCGGGCAATGACCCCGCCCTTGATCAGAACATCTGCCTCGCGCAGGGTTCCGCTGGAAGGTTGTACCAATGTTCCATTTTGGATAAGCAATCGGTCAGTCACAGACTACCTCCCTTGCCGGATCAGGGTTTCCAGGACCGCCATCCGTACCGCCAATCCACAGGTAATTTGTTCCTCGATTAGGGAACGGGAGCACTCCACCAATTCCGAAGCAATCTCCACCCCACGGTTGACCGGTCCCGGATGCATGATATAAGCCCGCTCGCTCACCATATCCCAATGCCGGGCATTCAGTCCGAAAAAGTACTCATATTCCCGGTTACTGGGAAAATATCCGGCTTCCTGTCTCTCTTTCTGAACCCGCAGTAAATAGACCACATCGGCTTTTCTCAGAGCCTCTTCAACCGGAAAAACCACCCTCGCTCCCATTGATTCAACGACTTGAGGGACCAGTGTCGGCGGTCCACTGACCAAGACAGAACAATCAAGCATGGTCAATCCTTTGATCAGGGAACGGGCCACCCGGCTATGCAGAAGGTCACCGATAATCACCACCGTAATTCCGGAAAAATCCCCGAACGCCCGCTGAATCGTCAATAGGTCAAGTAGAGCCTGGGTGGGGTGTTCCCGTAATCCGTCACCGGCATTCACAATATGCTGGGGCAGGAAGTCGCTCAGATATTCGGGAATACCGCTGGACTGATGGCGAACCACCAAAACGTCGAATTTCATGCGGGACAGGGTCCGGACCGTATCCCGAAAGCTTTCGCCTTTTTCCAGACTGCTGGCGTTTCCAGAAAAACTCAATACATCCATTCCCAGGAGCCTGCCAGCCATTTCGAAGGAAAGACGAGTTCTGGTACTCGCTTCCAGGAAAAAGTTAACCATGGAATATCCCGCAAGTATCGGTTTTTGCTTCGGAGATTCATCCAGGGAATCACGATACTGTCCGGCCCGTTCGAGAAGAAAAAAAATATCCTCCCGCCTCAGGTGCCCGATACCCAATAAATGGCGGTGTGCCCAGTTCACGCAGCAACTACCCCCCTTCAAAAAAAAATCCATCTTCCCGCCCCGGGAAAGATGGATCATGATTTATTAATCTGGAGAACCACTATAAATCTTCATCATGGAAAACCCTCTTTTAGAATAACCGGAGCTGGCATTGGTGTCAACGGACTTTTTCTCATTCGCCGACGTTGAATCGGTTAGTTTCTCCGATGGAAAAAATGTTGATTTTGCAGCAAAATTACTTATTGCAGTAGAATCAATGTTACACTTGGATAGGTCCGATAGAGGTTAATAAGAGGGAAATAAAGTTAGGAACTGTAAAGGAGTGAGGATTTATGAAACAATACTTGGGTATCGACCTTGGAACCCAAAGTGTCAAGGTGCTCGCCTTGAACGAGGAAGGCGTTCTGCTCTCCAAAGCCAGCCGTGAATACCCGATTCTCACTCCGCAAACCGGTTTTGCCGAACAGGAACCGGAAACCTGGTGGGATAAGACCCGTGAAGCCACCAGGGAAGTCATGTTTTCCCTGAAAGACAAGAGCATCGAAGCTATCGGTCTTTCCGGTCAAATGCACGGAACGGTCATGCTCGATGAGCGTAACCGGCCACTGCGCTCCTCCATTATTTGGTGTGATCAGCGCAGCGGGACTGAAGTTTTGGAAATGCGAAGAAGAGTCGGGGATCGTCTAGCCGAAATCGCGGGAAGCGACATTTTTACCGGCTTTATGGCTGTCTCGCTCCTCTGGATGAAAAACCACCAGCCAGAGACGTTTCGTCTGATCCATCGGGTGGTCCTTCCCAAAGATTACCTGAAGATCAAGATGGGCCTCGCTCCTTCGACCGATATCGCCGACGCCTCGGATACCCTACTGTTTGACATCAACCGACAGATCTGGTCAGAACGCATCCTGGAAGCACTCGAACTCTCTCCCTCACTATTCCCTCCCCTTTATAAGCCTACGCAAGTTATCGGAGAGGTGGTTTCCCCGATCCGGAAAGAACTGGGTTTGGAAGGACCCTGCCGACTCGTGGCCGGGGCCGGAGACCAGCCTTGTGCTGCCCTGGGAAACGGGATCGTTCGACCGGGCGATCTCCTGATCACCATCGGGACAGGAGGCCAGGTTTTTTCACCTATCACCTCACCCCTGGTCGATCCACACTTGCGTATCCACACTTTTTGCCATGCGGTAGGGGGGTTGTGGTACTTACTAGGAGCCCATCTTTCCGCCGGACTGTCCTTGAGCTGGATAAAAAGATCGGTTTTAGACCGCAGCGAACATCCCTTCGAGATCGGCGATTTGGACCGAGAAGCTTCGGAAGCCGAAGCCGGTTGTCAGGGATTGCTATTTCTTCCCTATTTAATCGGTGAGCGTACCCCGCATAACGACCCAAAGGCCCGAGGGGCTTTTTTGAATCTGCACTTGACTCACCGGCGTTCAGATTTGATCCGCGCGATTATGGAAGGCGTCGGGTTTGCTCTGAAAGACTCGGTAGACATTTTTGCCGGACTTGGAGTGTCCCTAGAACGAGTGGTGTTTGCCGGAGGCGGAGCCCATAGTCCTCTTTGGAAGCGGATTATGAGCTCTCTCCTCGACCGGCCGCTTATCTCTTCTCGAGCGCGGGAAGAAACCGCAACCGGTGCGGCAATTTTGGCCATGCTCGGAACCGGCCTTTTTCCCTCCGCAGAAGTTGCGGCGGAACGGCTCATTCGATATGACGAACCGGTTGAGCCGGTGGAATCGTGGAAAACCCTCTATGCAGAAAACCATCGGAAATTCCAGAAAGCGTATTCTCTGATAAAGCCGCTGTTTCCCCATAACGCCTGATTCGAAATGGGGGGAGTTGATCGCTTACACCGTAACACTCAACCAACCGCCATCGACATAATAGTTGGATCCGACACAATAGCTCGCCCGAGGCGAACACAAAAACAGTAAGAAATCAGACAGTTCTTCAGTCGTACCAAACCGCCCGATTGGTGCGTATTTCCGGGCGGTTCTGTCCAGGTATTCGTCCGGAGTGATATTAAGATCCTTACTGAGAATGGTTGCGGTTTTTCGCCAGTCAGGAGTCATAATCAATCCGGGACTGACACAGTTCACCCGGATATGGTCATTGACCAACTCATTGGCCAGGCATTTGGAAAACATCACCAGGGCGGCTTTGGTCACGTTATAAATCGGTTCATAGTCCAACGGCTGACGGGCACAGATTGAGGCATTGTTGATAATAACCCCGGACCCCCGTTTACGCATCATGGGCACAACGCCCCGGGACATTCGAACCGCAGCC
This sequence is a window from Atribacteraceae bacterium. Protein-coding genes within it:
- the pyrF gene encoding orotidine-5'-phosphate decarboxylase, producing MNFADRVCAVVDTQGPLVVGLDPHLSLMPRFLMEKDSGERADTFEKISSAVLDGNRIVLRALRDIAGIVKIQMALYEMLGLPGLSTLVETCREAREMEYLVILDGKRNDISSTARGYATGYLSSVSVFDDLKIPSFWQVDAMTVNPYLGEDGLLPFFDEASRSEKGVFVLCRTSNPSASFVQDEGKGEKLFFKVANLVEELGKPLVGERGLSSAGIVVGATYPADLKDLRKRHPSLLFLVPGIGAQQGDLEALRFAFREDRQGVLVNVSRDILYAYRESGDRYGQDFGEKARIRAREYQDRLLALGRR
- a CDS encoding dihydroorotase gives rise to the protein MTDRLLIQNGTLVQPSSGTLREADVLIKGGVIARIDRGIFDPSAQCIDAAGLLVGPGFINLHVHFRDLEEAHKENLLSGSRAAVKGGFTSVVCMPNTRPPLDTPVMIRSLLERNRAIGLINLYPTAAVTTGLNGLTMTEYGLLKEAGAVALSDDGCCVLDAALLSRAFQYASYFGLPFILHEEDTLLAGEGQVHPGETAFVKGLRGIPLTAEESILARDLVLCLRSGARVHFTHLSTDLSVDLIRWFRGKKARISADVTPHHLLLHEEDVGTLGNLAKVKPPLRRLSDIEALKEGIHDGTIEYLASDHAPHALADKEGDFSRAAFGISNLDVAVPLYVKALVDEGVVDWIQLWRLMSANPAAFLGLRKKGALEEGMDADLTVVDPDTEWEVKVDRFESKGRNCPFDGWPLRGWPVYTVIGGRLMMSKRSLPDQ
- a CDS encoding aspartate carbamoyltransferase catalytic subunit; this translates as MNWAHRHLLGIGHLRREDIFFLLERAGQYRDSLDESPKQKPILAGYSMVNFFLEASTRTRLSFEMAGRLLGMDVLSFSGNASSLEKGESFRDTVRTLSRMKFDVLVVRHQSSGIPEYLSDFLPQHIVNAGDGLREHPTQALLDLLTIQRAFGDFSGITVVIIGDLLHSRVARSLIKGLTMLDCSVLVSGPPTLVPQVVESMGARVVFPVEEALRKADVVYLLRVQKERQEAGYFPSNREYEYFFGLNARHWDMVSERAYIMHPGPVNRGVEIASELVECSRSLIEEQITCGLAVRMAVLETLIRQGR
- the xylB gene encoding xylulokinase, whose translation is MKQYLGIDLGTQSVKVLALNEEGVLLSKASREYPILTPQTGFAEQEPETWWDKTREATREVMFSLKDKSIEAIGLSGQMHGTVMLDERNRPLRSSIIWCDQRSGTEVLEMRRRVGDRLAEIAGSDIFTGFMAVSLLWMKNHQPETFRLIHRVVLPKDYLKIKMGLAPSTDIADASDTLLFDINRQIWSERILEALELSPSLFPPLYKPTQVIGEVVSPIRKELGLEGPCRLVAGAGDQPCAALGNGIVRPGDLLITIGTGGQVFSPITSPLVDPHLRIHTFCHAVGGLWYLLGAHLSAGLSLSWIKRSVLDRSEHPFEIGDLDREASEAEAGCQGLLFLPYLIGERTPHNDPKARGAFLNLHLTHRRSDLIRAIMEGVGFALKDSVDIFAGLGVSLERVVFAGGGAHSPLWKRIMSSLLDRPLISSRAREETATGAAILAMLGTGLFPSAEVAAERLIRYDEPVEPVESWKTLYAENHRKFQKAYSLIKPLFPHNA
- a CDS encoding SDR family oxidoreductase, coding for MELGLKGKVAVITGGSVGIGLGLAHGFAREGAHVALCARSRERLEEAGRDLEKTYAVKCLRAEVDVTVPEAIDRFLGAVEAEFDGADILINNAGTGSAEKIMDAPDEKWQKFWDLHVMAAVRMSRGVVPMMRKRGSGVIINNASICARQPLDYEPIYNVTKAALVMFSKCLANELVNDHIRVNCVSPGLIMTPDWRKTATILSKDLNITPDEYLDRTARKYAPIGRFGTTEELSDFLLFLCSPRASYCVGSNYYVDGGWLSVTV